One genomic window of Arachis hypogaea cultivar Tifrunner chromosome 8, arahy.Tifrunner.gnm2.J5K5, whole genome shotgun sequence includes the following:
- the LOC112708022 gene encoding uncharacterized protein isoform X2 → MERLGVRHRMMFTVQHEDEGYESQSSLDTCEDELLNDEEEEEIINNKILPEIKKRKRLSLSELREVKESCQRQSISKLKTHNYESKNRWTSQRYRVAEQRMWEILKAEGATFEHPITRPALRMAARKHISDTGLLDHLLKHIDGKVAPGGTERFRRCFNTNRIMEYWLESADLDKIPQKEQLQLSYRMPPSESLEGCTSSSASDSSDELKLLKIEMAQLKKCMQELIAEQQQKTETSLIQFQEIRKGFVKWKVVIDRHVKEIMASLKDVQGKYGDLVVWKTKVEQQLAEITNKLNDLKDSKECPTFRPQETWKDWIGSSNLDHIHGDKFAPWIRSSGVLNVQQEVIHEDPNSTLPIQQLSEDLTYAKRKQDQPNVTADSSTTVNSKSELDNSLVMFQEMYKDIFKWRERIEQQLLEVSNAIFSLLAMK, encoded by the exons ATGGAACGATTGGGTGTTCGTCATCGAATGATGTTCACTGTTCAGCATGAGGATGAGGGATATGAAAGTCAAAGTTCTCTTGATACTTGCGAGGATGAGTTACtgaatgatgaagaagaagaagaaattattaacaataaaattttgccagaaattaagaaaaggaaGCGACTTAGCCTTAGTGAGCTTAGGGAGGTGAAGGAGTCATGTCAGAGGCAAAGTATTAGCAAGCTTAAGACTCACAACTATGAAAGTAAGAATAGATGGACATCCCAGAG GTATAGAGTGGCTGAGCAAAGAATGTGGGAGATTTTAAAGGCTGAAGGTGCTACTTTTGAACATCCAATAACTCGACCTGCATTAAGAATGGCTGCTCGAAAGCACATTAGTGATACTGGACTGTTAGACCACTTGCTGAAACACATTGACGGTAAAGTGGCACCTGGTGGGACTGAGCGGTTCCGTAGGTGCTTCAATACCAACAGAATCATGGAGTATTGGTTGGAGAGTGCTGACTTAGACAAGATCCCCCAAAAGGAACAGTTGCAGCTTTCTTACAGGATGCCACCATCCGAATCTTTGGAAGGCTGTACCTCCTCTTCGGCTTCTGATTCATCTGATGAACTGAAACTTCTTAAAATAGAAATGGCCCAACTGAAGAA ATGTATGCAGGAGCTCATTGCTGAGCAGCAACAAAAAACTGAAACCAGTTTAATACAG TTTCAAGAGATTCGCAAGGGATTTGTGAAGTGGAAAGTTGTGATTGATCGTCATGTAAAGGAAATCATGGCTTCTCTGAAGGATGTCCAG GGCAAGTATGGTGATTTAGTGGTTTGGAAAACTAAAGTTGAGCAACAGCTAgcagaaataacaaataaattgaaCGATCTCAAAGACTCAAAGGAATGTCCAACTTTTCGTCCTCAAGAAACCTGGAAAGATTGGATAGGGAGTTCCAATCTAGACCATATTCATGGAGACAAATTTGCTCCTTGGATTAGGAGTTCTGGGGTGCTTAATGTTCAACAAGAGGTCATACATGAAGATCCTAACTCTACCCTGCCAATCCAGCAGCTTAGTGAAGATCTAACCTACGCAAAGAG GAAACAAGATCAACCAAATGTGACCGCTGATTCATCTACTACTGTTAACTCGAAGTCAGAGCTCGACAACTCGTTGGTGATGTTTCAG GAGATGTATAAGGATATATTCAAATGGAGAGAAAGAATTGAGCAGCAGCTATTGGAGGTCTCAAATGCTATATTTAGTCTGCTGGCAATGAAATAG
- the LOC112708022 gene encoding protein DYAD isoform X4, with the protein MSCLHVTSRSRVQAVETATDIIIRYRVAEQRMWEILKAEGATFEHPITRPALRMAARKHISDTGLLDHLLKHIDGKVAPGGTERFRRCFNTNRIMEYWLESADLDKIPQKEQLQLSYRMPPSESLEGCTSSSASDSSDELKLLKIEMAQLKKCMQELIAEQQQKTETSLIQFQEIRKGFVKWKVVIDRHVKEIMASLKDVQGKYGDLVVWKTKVEQQLAEITNKLNDLKDSKECPTFRPQETWKDWIGSSNLDHIHGDKFAPWIRSSGVLNVQQEVIHEDPNSTLPIQQLSEDLTYAKRKQDQPNVTADSSTTVNSKSELDNSLVMFQEMYKDIFKWRERIEQQLLEVSNAIFSLLAMK; encoded by the exons ATGAGTTGTCTCCACGTGACCTCAAGGTCACGGGTTCAAGCCGTGGAAACAGCCACTGATATAATTATCAG GTATAGAGTGGCTGAGCAAAGAATGTGGGAGATTTTAAAGGCTGAAGGTGCTACTTTTGAACATCCAATAACTCGACCTGCATTAAGAATGGCTGCTCGAAAGCACATTAGTGATACTGGACTGTTAGACCACTTGCTGAAACACATTGACGGTAAAGTGGCACCTGGTGGGACTGAGCGGTTCCGTAGGTGCTTCAATACCAACAGAATCATGGAGTATTGGTTGGAGAGTGCTGACTTAGACAAGATCCCCCAAAAGGAACAGTTGCAGCTTTCTTACAGGATGCCACCATCCGAATCTTTGGAAGGCTGTACCTCCTCTTCGGCTTCTGATTCATCTGATGAACTGAAACTTCTTAAAATAGAAATGGCCCAACTGAAGAA ATGTATGCAGGAGCTCATTGCTGAGCAGCAACAAAAAACTGAAACCAGTTTAATACAG TTTCAAGAGATTCGCAAGGGATTTGTGAAGTGGAAAGTTGTGATTGATCGTCATGTAAAGGAAATCATGGCTTCTCTGAAGGATGTCCAG GGCAAGTATGGTGATTTAGTGGTTTGGAAAACTAAAGTTGAGCAACAGCTAgcagaaataacaaataaattgaaCGATCTCAAAGACTCAAAGGAATGTCCAACTTTTCGTCCTCAAGAAACCTGGAAAGATTGGATAGGGAGTTCCAATCTAGACCATATTCATGGAGACAAATTTGCTCCTTGGATTAGGAGTTCTGGGGTGCTTAATGTTCAACAAGAGGTCATACATGAAGATCCTAACTCTACCCTGCCAATCCAGCAGCTTAGTGAAGATCTAACCTACGCAAAGAG GAAACAAGATCAACCAAATGTGACCGCTGATTCATCTACTACTGTTAACTCGAAGTCAGAGCTCGACAACTCGTTGGTGATGTTTCAG GAGATGTATAAGGATATATTCAAATGGAGAGAAAGAATTGAGCAGCAGCTATTGGAGGTCTCAAATGCTATATTTAGTCTGCTGGCAATGAAATAG
- the LOC112708022 gene encoding uncharacterized protein isoform X1, producing the protein MERLGVRHRMMFTVQHEDEGYESQSSLDTCEDELLNDEEEEEIINNKILPEIKKRKRLSLSELREVKESCQRQSISKLKTHNYESKNRWTSQRYRVAEQRMWEILKAEGATFEHPITRPALRMAARKHISDTGLLDHLLKHIDGKVAPGGTERFRRCFNTNRIMEYWLESADLDKIPQKEQLQLSYRMPPSESLEGCTSSSASDSSDELKLLKIEMAQLKKCMQELIAEQQQKTETSLIQFQEIRKGFVKWKVVIDRHVKEIMASLKDVQGKYGDLVVWKTKVEQQLAEITNKLNDLKDSKECPTFRPQETWKDWIGSSNLDHIHGDKFAPWIRSSGVLNVQQEVIHEDPNSTLPIQQLSEDLTYAKRKQDQPNVTADSSTTVNSKSELDNSLVMFQVMLIVCTCHFNNVYKWFFSRIFSFFIIFSHRRCIRIYSNGEKELSSSYWRSQMLYLVCWQ; encoded by the exons ATGGAACGATTGGGTGTTCGTCATCGAATGATGTTCACTGTTCAGCATGAGGATGAGGGATATGAAAGTCAAAGTTCTCTTGATACTTGCGAGGATGAGTTACtgaatgatgaagaagaagaagaaattattaacaataaaattttgccagaaattaagaaaaggaaGCGACTTAGCCTTAGTGAGCTTAGGGAGGTGAAGGAGTCATGTCAGAGGCAAAGTATTAGCAAGCTTAAGACTCACAACTATGAAAGTAAGAATAGATGGACATCCCAGAG GTATAGAGTGGCTGAGCAAAGAATGTGGGAGATTTTAAAGGCTGAAGGTGCTACTTTTGAACATCCAATAACTCGACCTGCATTAAGAATGGCTGCTCGAAAGCACATTAGTGATACTGGACTGTTAGACCACTTGCTGAAACACATTGACGGTAAAGTGGCACCTGGTGGGACTGAGCGGTTCCGTAGGTGCTTCAATACCAACAGAATCATGGAGTATTGGTTGGAGAGTGCTGACTTAGACAAGATCCCCCAAAAGGAACAGTTGCAGCTTTCTTACAGGATGCCACCATCCGAATCTTTGGAAGGCTGTACCTCCTCTTCGGCTTCTGATTCATCTGATGAACTGAAACTTCTTAAAATAGAAATGGCCCAACTGAAGAA ATGTATGCAGGAGCTCATTGCTGAGCAGCAACAAAAAACTGAAACCAGTTTAATACAG TTTCAAGAGATTCGCAAGGGATTTGTGAAGTGGAAAGTTGTGATTGATCGTCATGTAAAGGAAATCATGGCTTCTCTGAAGGATGTCCAG GGCAAGTATGGTGATTTAGTGGTTTGGAAAACTAAAGTTGAGCAACAGCTAgcagaaataacaaataaattgaaCGATCTCAAAGACTCAAAGGAATGTCCAACTTTTCGTCCTCAAGAAACCTGGAAAGATTGGATAGGGAGTTCCAATCTAGACCATATTCATGGAGACAAATTTGCTCCTTGGATTAGGAGTTCTGGGGTGCTTAATGTTCAACAAGAGGTCATACATGAAGATCCTAACTCTACCCTGCCAATCCAGCAGCTTAGTGAAGATCTAACCTACGCAAAGAG GAAACAAGATCAACCAAATGTGACCGCTGATTCATCTACTACTGTTAACTCGAAGTCAGAGCTCGACAACTCGTTGGTGATGTTTCAGGTGATGTTGATAGTGTGTACATGCCACTTTAATAATGTTTATAAATGGTTTTTCAGCagaatattttcattttttatcatcttttctcacAGGAGATGTATAAGGATATATTCAAATGGAGAGAAAGAATTGAGCAGCAGCTATTGGAGGTCTCAAATGCTATATTTAGTCTGCTGGCAATGA
- the LOC112708022 gene encoding protein DYAD isoform X3: MSCLHVTSRSRVQAVETATDIIIRYRVAEQRMWEILKAEGATFEHPITRPALRMAARKHISDTGLLDHLLKHIDGKVAPGGTERFRRCFNTNRIMEYWLESADLDKIPQKEQLQLSYRMPPSESLEGCTSSSASDSSDELKLLKIEMAQLKKCMQELIAEQQQKTETSLIQFQEIRKGFVKWKVVIDRHVKEIMASLKDVQGKYGDLVVWKTKVEQQLAEITNKLNDLKDSKECPTFRPQETWKDWIGSSNLDHIHGDKFAPWIRSSGVLNVQQEVIHEDPNSTLPIQQLSEDLTYAKRKQDQPNVTADSSTTVNSKSELDNSLVMFQVMLIVCTCHFNNVYKWFFSRIFSFFIIFSHRRCIRIYSNGEKELSSSYWRSQMLYLVCWQ; the protein is encoded by the exons ATGAGTTGTCTCCACGTGACCTCAAGGTCACGGGTTCAAGCCGTGGAAACAGCCACTGATATAATTATCAG GTATAGAGTGGCTGAGCAAAGAATGTGGGAGATTTTAAAGGCTGAAGGTGCTACTTTTGAACATCCAATAACTCGACCTGCATTAAGAATGGCTGCTCGAAAGCACATTAGTGATACTGGACTGTTAGACCACTTGCTGAAACACATTGACGGTAAAGTGGCACCTGGTGGGACTGAGCGGTTCCGTAGGTGCTTCAATACCAACAGAATCATGGAGTATTGGTTGGAGAGTGCTGACTTAGACAAGATCCCCCAAAAGGAACAGTTGCAGCTTTCTTACAGGATGCCACCATCCGAATCTTTGGAAGGCTGTACCTCCTCTTCGGCTTCTGATTCATCTGATGAACTGAAACTTCTTAAAATAGAAATGGCCCAACTGAAGAA ATGTATGCAGGAGCTCATTGCTGAGCAGCAACAAAAAACTGAAACCAGTTTAATACAG TTTCAAGAGATTCGCAAGGGATTTGTGAAGTGGAAAGTTGTGATTGATCGTCATGTAAAGGAAATCATGGCTTCTCTGAAGGATGTCCAG GGCAAGTATGGTGATTTAGTGGTTTGGAAAACTAAAGTTGAGCAACAGCTAgcagaaataacaaataaattgaaCGATCTCAAAGACTCAAAGGAATGTCCAACTTTTCGTCCTCAAGAAACCTGGAAAGATTGGATAGGGAGTTCCAATCTAGACCATATTCATGGAGACAAATTTGCTCCTTGGATTAGGAGTTCTGGGGTGCTTAATGTTCAACAAGAGGTCATACATGAAGATCCTAACTCTACCCTGCCAATCCAGCAGCTTAGTGAAGATCTAACCTACGCAAAGAG GAAACAAGATCAACCAAATGTGACCGCTGATTCATCTACTACTGTTAACTCGAAGTCAGAGCTCGACAACTCGTTGGTGATGTTTCAGGTGATGTTGATAGTGTGTACATGCCACTTTAATAATGTTTATAAATGGTTTTTCAGCagaatattttcattttttatcatcttttctcacAGGAGATGTATAAGGATATATTCAAATGGAGAGAAAGAATTGAGCAGCAGCTATTGGAGGTCTCAAATGCTATATTTAGTCTGCTGGCAATGA